CATCGCGGGCGGGGCGATCTTTCCCTACCTCGAGGCGATGGGGGGACAGGCCATGGGCATGGTCATCGGCAAGGGCGGCGCGGATGTCGCGACCCGCGCGCTGGTGGCGATGATCGAAGCCCACGGTGGACGTGTCACCTGCAATTGCGAGGTTTCGCAGATCCTGCACCGGGCCGGCAAGGCCACCGGAGTGATCGCCAATGGCGAAACCATCGCGGCTACCACGATCCTTGCAGGCCTCGCGCCCAAGCACCTGTCCGGGATGATCGGCGACAGCGGCAGCACCGGTTTTGATCGCGGGATGAAGACCTTTCGCCACGCGCCCGGCACGATGATGCTGCACCTTGCGCTCGACGGGCCGGTGCCATGGCTGGCGCCCGAGCTGAACCGTTTTGCCTATGTCCATGTGGGCCGTTCCATAGACACGGCGGCGCGCACCTATGCGCAGGCCAAGGCCGGGCTGCTGCCCGACACGCCATTGTTGGTAGTGGGTCAGCCCTCGGTCTTCGATCCCAGCCGCGCGCCGGAGGGCAAGCAGGTGCTCTGGGTGCAGGCCCGCGTGGTCCCGGCCGAGATCTCCGGCGACGCGAAGGGCGAGATCACCGCGCGGGACTGGCAGGACGCCAGGGCGCCGATGACCGAGCGCATCCTTGACCTTATCGAGGAGCAGGCCCCCGGACTGCGCGACCGCATCCTTGCCGCCACGGCGGTGTCCCCGCTGGAGCTTGAGGCCGAAAACCCCAACCTCGTCGGTGGCGACCAGATCTGCGGCTCGCACCACCTGACGCAGAACTTCCTGTTCCGCCCCGTGCGTGGCTTTGCCGATGGCCGCACCCCGATCTCGGGTCTGCGGATGATCGGCGCGGCCTGCTGGCCGGGCGCCGGGACCGGCGCGGGCTCCGGCTTCTTTGCGGCGCAGGCAATCAGGTAGGCAGGAGCATCCGGATTTCTTGCCCATCGCCTTCAGATTTTTCTTTAACTATAAACTTTTTAAGTCAAAACTAAATATGAAAGGCCGAGTCCGGCAAACCGGGCCGCATCACACCAACAGGAGTTCGTCACATGAAAGACTTCAGCAAACTCAGCCGTCGCGGTTTTCTCGGCGCCTCTGCCGCGCTCACGGCGCTGGTCGCCAGTGGTATTCCCGCCATGGCGCAGGATGGCAGCAACCTGACCATCGCCTATAACCTCCCGGTGCAAAGCTGGGATCCCACCACTGGGCCGGCGGCCGTCAACCCGGCGCTGCAATCGGTCTACCTGGCCGTTTTCGACCGCTTCATCGGGCAGGCGCCGGACCTGTCCTTTGAACCGGGCCTGCTGACCGACTGGAGCTTCAGCGAGGACAAGTCCACCATCACCATGACCGTCCGCGACGGCGTGAAATGGCACGATGGCACCGATCTGACCCCGGAAGACGTGGTCTGGTCGCTGGAACGTGCGGCCAGCCCGGACACCGGCAACCCCATGCAATTCGTCTGGGGCAAGATCGGAAACTTTTCGGTCGACGGCCAGGTGATCACCGCGGATGTGCTGGAATTCGAACCTGCGCTGTTCAAGTGGATGGCCTTCCTGACCGCCTTCGTCCTGCCCAAGGCCTATTACGAAGAGGTCGGCGCCGAAGGCTTTGAAACCGCCCCGATCGGCACCGGTCCCTACATGGTCGACGCCTTCGAACAGGGGGCCTATGTGCGCCTGAAGGCCTTCCCCGACTACTGGGGCGAGGCGCCCGAATTCGAGACCGTGACGATCAAGTTCGTCACCGATTCCGCCTCTCGCGTGGCCGAGATCGAATCCGGCAATTCCGACATCACCACCAATATCCCCTACGAGGAATACGACCGCCTGATCGCCAAGGACGGGCTGTCGGGCGAGGCCGTTCCGATCACCGATATCGGCATGATCTTCCTGAACGACATCGAGGTGATGACCGACAAGAACGTGCGTCTTGCCGCCCATCATGCCATCGACAAGCAATTGATCATCGACCGCCTTCTGCGCGGCTACGGCGTGCCGCTTTCGACCCTCGAGGCCCCCGGCTATGCCGCCTACGACGACAGTATCGTAGTCGAATACGATCCCGAAAAATCCGTGGAATTGCTGGCGGCCTCCGGCTATTCGACCGACAACCCCGTGACCTTCACCATCCAGACGACCCGTGGCTTCAAGCCCAAGGACTACGAGATGATCCAGGCCATCGTCGGCATGTGGCGCAAGGTCGGCATCGAGGCCGAGATCGAAGTCTACGAAATCGCCAAGCATTACGAGCTGCGCGCGACCGATACCCTGGCGCCGGCGGCCTTCTACAACTGGGGGAACTCCATCGGCGATCCCTCGACCTCGACCGGGTTCTCGATGTTCGGACCTTCGCCCCACGCGGTCTGGGACACCCAGGACCTGGTGGAAAAGATCGGCCCGCTGTTCGTCGAAGCCGATGAAGACAAGCGGATCCAGGGCTTCAAGGACGTGTCGAAGTACATCGCGGAAGAGGGCTACGTCATCCCACTGCTGCAATACGTGATGCCGATCGTCTATGCCTCGGATCTTGCGGTCACGCCCTATACCTCTGGCGATCTGTTGCCGCAGGCCGTTTCCAAACCCTGATCCCCAACGCCCAGGACATGGCCCGGACCGAGCACCGCATCGGTCCGGGCCCCTTAATTTCCCGAGGTTCCCATGCTTCTCAGAACCGTGTTGATCCGGTTGCTGACCACCGCCATCACCCTTTTCGGTGTGGCTGTCGTGGTCTTTACCCTGGTCCGCGTCGCCCCCGGCAACCCCATTGCCATGATGCTGCCCCCGGGCGCCACCGAACAGGATATCGCCAATCTCACGGCGCTTTACGGTTTCGACAAGAGCCTTCCTCATCAGTTCGTCATCTGGCTGAGCGGCGTGGTCCAGGGCGATTTCGGGACCTCGATCACCCTGCGCCGTCCCGTGTCGGACCTGGTGCTCAGCCGGCTGCCCGCGACGCTGGAACTGTCGGTCATGGCGCTGCTGATCGCCGTGGCGCTTGGCGGGCTGGTGGCGGTGCTGGGGGCGCGGCGCCGCAATTCCGCGACCGAGGTCGGGCTGGACCTTGGCAGCGGCGCGGTGCTGTCGATCCCGGATTTCCTCTGGGGGCTGATCTTCGTGCTGCTGTTCGGGGTGCTCTGGCCTGTGCTGTCGATTTCCGGCCGCATAGATCCGCGGATCGCGTTCGATTTCACCACGAATTACTATTTACTTGAAGGATTGCTGCGCGGGCGCTTCGATGTCGTCGGTTCGACCCTTGGGCATATGCTGATGCCGGCCATGTCGCTGGCCCTGCCCCTGGCGGCGATGATTGCCCAGCTTCTCAAGCAGAACCTGAAGGAAGAGCTGCTGAAGGATTACACCACGTTGACGCGGGTGCGGGGCTTTACCGAAACCGCCGTGATCCTGCGCGAGGCGCTGCGCAATGCCGCCCTGCCCACGCTGGCGCTGGTGGGAGTGCAATTCACCTTCCTGATCGGGGGCACGGTGATCGTCGAACGGCTTTTCGCCTACGAAGGCCTTGGAAACATGGCCATCGACGCGGTGATCAACCGCGACCTGCCGCTGATCCAGGGCATCGTCATGCTGTTCGCGGCACTGTTCATCGTGATCAACCTTGCCGTCGATCTTTCCTATACCCTTCTGAACCCGAGGCTTCGTCATGGCTGATATCACCGCCGCGCCCCGCCGACGCCGCAGCGCGGGCAAGGGGCTGAACCTGCGTCTCTGGCTGCCGCTGAGCTGGATCGTGATCCTGATCTGCGCCGCCGTCTTCGCGCCGCTGGTCGCGCCGCAGGATCCATTGATGCAGGACCTGATGATGGAGCGCCTGCCGCCCTTCTTCATGCAAGGGGCAGAACCGGGTTTCTGGCTGGGCACCGACAGTCTGGGGCGCGATGTCCTGTCGCGCATGATCTACGGCGCGCGGATCGCGCTGTTCGTCAGCGTGATCGCCGCCACGACGACCTGCGTCTTCGGCTCCGCGCTCGGCCTGCTGGCGGGCTACTACGGCGGTTGGTGGGATCGCGTGATCTCGCGGCTGGTCGACATATGGATGGCCTTCCCGCCGGTGCTGTTCGCCGTGCTGCTGGTGGCGGTCATGGGCACCGGGCTGACGTCGGTCATCGCCGCCATCGCCCTGATCGACTGGACCCGCTTTGCCCGCGTCATCCGGGCCGAAACCATGGTGCAGGCGCGCATGGACTATGTCGACTCTGCCCGCATCGGCGGGGCCCGGCGTCTGGCCACGCTGGTGACCGAAATCCTGCCGAACGTCCTGCCGACCATCATCGCCTTGCTGATGCTGGAAATGGGCATCGCCATCATCGTCGAGGCGATCCTGAGCTTCGTGAACCTGTCGATCTCGTCGGACGATCCCACCTGGGGGTCCATGATTGCCGAAGGGCGCGGCGCGATCCACTTTGCCTGGTGGGTGCTCCTGTTCCCGCTGATCGCGCTGTTCTTCAGTGTCCTCAGCTTTTCGACCCTGGGCGAAGGCCTGAAGAAACGTTTCGACCCGGTGCTGCAATGAACGATCAAACCACCTCCCGCCCCGCGCTTGAGATCATCGACCTGTCGATCGCCCTGCCGAACGGGGTCCGCCTGCTGCGCGACGTCTCGCTGACGCTGCACCCCGGCGAGGTGCGCGCCCTGGTCGGGGAAAGCGGCGCGGGCAAGTCGATGATCGGCAAGACGGTGCTGGGCATCCTGCCCGACACGCTGAAACGCAGCCAGGGCGAGATCATCTTGGAAGGCCAGCACCTGAACATGATGACCGCCTGGACCCGCCGCCAGACGGTGGCCGAGGTCACGGCGCTGATCCCGCAGGACCCGCTGACGGCGCTGAACCCACTGCGCAAGATCGGCCCGCAGATCGTCGATCCGCTGATCCGAATCCGCGGCTGGGACAAGGGCCGTGCCCGCGCCCGCGCGCTGGAATTGCTGGAGCGCGTGCATATCCGCGACCCCGAGCGTGTCATGCAAAGCTATCCACATGAGCTGTCCGGCGGGATGCGCCAGCGCATCCTGATCGCGGCGGCCTTCGCGCCCGCGCCCCGGCTGATCGTCGCGGATGAACCCACCACGGCGCTGGATGTGACCGTACAGAAGGAGATCCTGAAGCTGATCCGCGAGTTGCAGAAGGAAACCGGCACCGCTGTCCTGTTCGTCACCCATGACATGGGGGTGGTCGCCAAGATCTCTCAGCAGGTCACGGTGCTTTTCGCGGGCAAGGTGATGGAGGACGCCCCGACGCGGGACATCTTCACCAACCCCGCGCATCCCTATACCCGCGCGCTGATCGCGGCGACGCCCAGTTCCGCCGATCTCGACCGCCCGTTCAGCCCGGTCCCGCCCGAGCTTATCGCGGATCTGCATGCTCAGGTCGTCCGGGATGACGCCCTTTGGCAGGGAGGCAAAAGATGACCGCTCTCTTCTCTATCCGTGATCTGCATCTCTCTTTCCCGGATCGGGGCCGCAAGCCGCTGTTCGGCCCGGCCCCCCGGATCGAGGTCCTGAAGGGCCTGACGCTGGACATTCCCGAAGGCCGGATCACCGGGATCGTCGGGGAATCCGGGTCGGGGAAATCGACTTTCGGACGGGTCCTCGTGCGTCTGCTCGACCCGGATGCGGGACAGGTGCTGTTTGACGGCAAGGACATCGCCAGCCTCGGCGAACAAGCGCTCCTGCCCCTGCGCCGCGATCTTCAGATGATCTTTCAGGACCCGATGTCGTCGCTGAACCCGCGCCACAGGGTCTGGCGGCTGATTGCCCAACCGCTCAGGCGTTACGGGCGCGGCGGCACCAGGGGTCAGGCGATCGAGGCACTGGCCCGCGTCGGCCTGCCCGCCGCCTTCGCGGATCGCTATCCGCACCAGTTGTCCGGTGGCCAGCGACAGCGGGTCGGCATTGCCCGCGCCATCGCGCTGGAGCCGCGCTTCATCCTGGCGGATGAGATCGTCTCGGGTCTCGACGTGTCCAGCCAGGCACAGGTGCTGATGCTGCTCAAGAGCCTGGCGCAGGAAATGGGCCTGACCGTGGCCTTCATCAGCCATGATCTTTCGGTAATCCGCCACCTGTGCGACGACGTCATCGTGCTGAACCACGGAGAGATCGTCGACGCGGGCCCCGTGGCCGAGGTTTTCGAGAACCCGCGATCCGATGTCACCCGCAAACTGCTTTCGGCGATCCCCCTGCCGGAAATGGACGATAGCTGGTTCGACGCCTGAGGCGCCTTGCGGGTCAGGTTGCAGCTGAGTCCTTGGCGTGGGTGGCTCAATCCTGCAGGGTCTGCGCCAGCAGGCCGTGCAGCCAGATCAGCCCCGGATCGCTGGCAAAGCTGTCGTGGATCCAGAAGTTCACATCGAAATCCGGCACGTCGAAGGGCAGTTCGCAGAACCCGAATTCGCCATGCCGGTTCATCAGCGCGCAGACCGAATAGGGAAAGAGCGCGACGAAATCGGTGCGCCGGATGATTTCCGGCACGATGGTGAAATGATCTACTTGAGCCACGACCCTGTAGGGAATGCCAAGATCCGCGATCCTTTCCCGCGCCATGCGATAGCCGGTGGCGTCCTGCCCCACATCCAGGAAGGACAGCCCCGAAAAGGCATCTGGCGTCCAGTCCCGCGCCTCTAGCGGATGGCCGCTGCGGAACAGGCAGACGATCCTGTCCCGCATCACCGGCCAGCCAAGGCAGCTTGTCTCGGGAAGGCGCGGTTGATAGCCGATGGCCGCATCCACCTGCCCCGTCCGCAGGGCCGAGGCGATATCGTCCGGCGCGATCCGCGATGACCGGACCCGGACATCTGGCGCCACGGTCTGAAGCGCGGCCAGCAGGCGCGGCAGGATGACGAATTCGCCGGTATCGGTCATCGCCACGCGGAACTGGCGCGCGGCGGTGGCGGGATCGAACTGCGTGGTCGCCTGCATCGTGTCCGCCACCAGACGCAGCGATTCCTCGAAGGCTGAACGCAGGGAAGCAGCCATCTGCGTCGGCGCCATCCCGTTGCCCGAACGGACGAACAGCGGGTCGCCGAATTCATCGCGCAACCGGCGCAGGGCATGGCTGACGGCGGGCTGGGTCAGGCCCAGCCTTCCCGCCGCGATGGTCAGGTTGCCGCTGTCCCAGACCGCCAGGAACACCTTTATCAGGTTCAGATCGAACCGCAGAAGGGTCTTGTTGTCCATGCCGCCGCCCCCTTTTCCCGGCTCAGGGATAGCCGCGCGGCGCCTCGAGCCCCGCGAGCACCCGACCGGCGTTTTCCAGGATCATTTCCGTCACCGCGGCATGTTGCGTCACCACCATGGCATCGCGCAGGTATCGCTGCATCGGGCTCTTGCGGCTGATGACCCCCATGCCGGCGATCCGATAGGCCTGCTGGACGACCTCGGCCCCCTTGAGCGCAGCATTGGTGGCGCTGAGCCGCAGCATGTTGTTCTGCTCCAGCGACACAGGATCCCCCTTCAGCAGGCTGTCCCAGGCCGCTTCGGCGGCTTCGTAGAAAAAGGCCCGCGCACCGCGCAACCTGGCTTCGCATTCCGCGATC
The Pseudooceanicola algae genome window above contains:
- a CDS encoding phytoene desaturase family protein, yielding MADPILIIGAGINGLVAAADLAARGKPVRVLERGPTPGGAVRTEELTLPGFRHDVAAMNLSMFAGSAFMAKHGDEMAKHGMAFVPIDRPFAQAMEPGDHLGVTTNPEETLATFASAADKATWQALMQDFPARAGVLGGLLGTPIQRGPLAKFLWKTWRRLGTAGSLEIAQFLMSSPRDWLEQTFEDPRLRTALSTWGMHLDFAPDIAGGAIFPYLEAMGGQAMGMVIGKGGADVATRALVAMIEAHGGRVTCNCEVSQILHRAGKATGVIANGETIAATTILAGLAPKHLSGMIGDSGSTGFDRGMKTFRHAPGTMMLHLALDGPVPWLAPELNRFAYVHVGRSIDTAARTYAQAKAGLLPDTPLLVVGQPSVFDPSRAPEGKQVLWVQARVVPAEISGDAKGEITARDWQDARAPMTERILDLIEEQAPGLRDRILAATAVSPLELEAENPNLVGGDQICGSHHLTQNFLFRPVRGFADGRTPISGLRMIGAACWPGAGTGAGSGFFAAQAIR
- a CDS encoding ABC transporter substrate-binding protein is translated as MKDFSKLSRRGFLGASAALTALVASGIPAMAQDGSNLTIAYNLPVQSWDPTTGPAAVNPALQSVYLAVFDRFIGQAPDLSFEPGLLTDWSFSEDKSTITMTVRDGVKWHDGTDLTPEDVVWSLERAASPDTGNPMQFVWGKIGNFSVDGQVITADVLEFEPALFKWMAFLTAFVLPKAYYEEVGAEGFETAPIGTGPYMVDAFEQGAYVRLKAFPDYWGEAPEFETVTIKFVTDSASRVAEIESGNSDITTNIPYEEYDRLIAKDGLSGEAVPITDIGMIFLNDIEVMTDKNVRLAAHHAIDKQLIIDRLLRGYGVPLSTLEAPGYAAYDDSIVVEYDPEKSVELLAASGYSTDNPVTFTIQTTRGFKPKDYEMIQAIVGMWRKVGIEAEIEVYEIAKHYELRATDTLAPAAFYNWGNSIGDPSTSTGFSMFGPSPHAVWDTQDLVEKIGPLFVEADEDKRIQGFKDVSKYIAEEGYVIPLLQYVMPIVYASDLAVTPYTSGDLLPQAVSKP
- a CDS encoding ABC transporter permease — encoded protein: MLLRTVLIRLLTTAITLFGVAVVVFTLVRVAPGNPIAMMLPPGATEQDIANLTALYGFDKSLPHQFVIWLSGVVQGDFGTSITLRRPVSDLVLSRLPATLELSVMALLIAVALGGLVAVLGARRRNSATEVGLDLGSGAVLSIPDFLWGLIFVLLFGVLWPVLSISGRIDPRIAFDFTTNYYLLEGLLRGRFDVVGSTLGHMLMPAMSLALPLAAMIAQLLKQNLKEELLKDYTTLTRVRGFTETAVILREALRNAALPTLALVGVQFTFLIGGTVIVERLFAYEGLGNMAIDAVINRDLPLIQGIVMLFAALFIVINLAVDLSYTLLNPRLRHG
- a CDS encoding ABC transporter permease, with product MADITAAPRRRRSAGKGLNLRLWLPLSWIVILICAAVFAPLVAPQDPLMQDLMMERLPPFFMQGAEPGFWLGTDSLGRDVLSRMIYGARIALFVSVIAATTTCVFGSALGLLAGYYGGWWDRVISRLVDIWMAFPPVLFAVLLVAVMGTGLTSVIAAIALIDWTRFARVIRAETMVQARMDYVDSARIGGARRLATLVTEILPNVLPTIIALLMLEMGIAIIVEAILSFVNLSISSDDPTWGSMIAEGRGAIHFAWWVLLFPLIALFFSVLSFSTLGEGLKKRFDPVLQ
- a CDS encoding ABC transporter ATP-binding protein; translation: MNDQTTSRPALEIIDLSIALPNGVRLLRDVSLTLHPGEVRALVGESGAGKSMIGKTVLGILPDTLKRSQGEIILEGQHLNMMTAWTRRQTVAEVTALIPQDPLTALNPLRKIGPQIVDPLIRIRGWDKGRARARALELLERVHIRDPERVMQSYPHELSGGMRQRILIAAAFAPAPRLIVADEPTTALDVTVQKEILKLIRELQKETGTAVLFVTHDMGVVAKISQQVTVLFAGKVMEDAPTRDIFTNPAHPYTRALIAATPSSADLDRPFSPVPPELIADLHAQVVRDDALWQGGKR
- a CDS encoding ABC transporter ATP-binding protein, coding for MTALFSIRDLHLSFPDRGRKPLFGPAPRIEVLKGLTLDIPEGRITGIVGESGSGKSTFGRVLVRLLDPDAGQVLFDGKDIASLGEQALLPLRRDLQMIFQDPMSSLNPRHRVWRLIAQPLRRYGRGGTRGQAIEALARVGLPAAFADRYPHQLSGGQRQRVGIARAIALEPRFILADEIVSGLDVSSQAQVLMLLKSLAQEMGLTVAFISHDLSVIRHLCDDVIVLNHGEIVDAGPVAEVFENPRSDVTRKLLSAIPLPEMDDSWFDA
- a CDS encoding LysR family transcriptional regulator, yielding MDNKTLLRFDLNLIKVFLAVWDSGNLTIAAGRLGLTQPAVSHALRRLRDEFGDPLFVRSGNGMAPTQMAASLRSAFEESLRLVADTMQATTQFDPATAARQFRVAMTDTGEFVILPRLLAALQTVAPDVRVRSSRIAPDDIASALRTGQVDAAIGYQPRLPETSCLGWPVMRDRIVCLFRSGHPLEARDWTPDAFSGLSFLDVGQDATGYRMARERIADLGIPYRVVAQVDHFTIVPEIIRRTDFVALFPYSVCALMNRHGEFGFCELPFDVPDFDVNFWIHDSFASDPGLIWLHGLLAQTLQD